One genomic region from Muriicola soli encodes:
- a CDS encoding glycosyltransferase, whose translation MNKPADHLVELYTYEEVVDAEQTLLMLSPGIFQKDGGMFSYAKVWINEIRNFSQNYTFLFSRRYQQDLSGDHLIFRTIKSDNKKYAMVISLLSVILPFSLLKYFFNDYREFAINNNQIHILTSFLLAYPLIRCLMKFKKELTIIYTLHDPVPHQEKRGPIGKKLKFHYLHKIYELSRVHPNFYLHLHSKKLLEDCQHTAGKVIIKPHPLPEKLVVPKNSNFDGFVFGVLGRMEAYKGLDILLEAFQVLSKDADINNKIKLAIVGSGEIDKESWEQLPILTDIQNRRVDEIEFHEYISSLDCLLLPYRKASQSGVGYLALAYEIPIIATNTGGLPDIIKQSSDPRSRLISPNKSGELVDAILSFMKIEQHSL comes from the coding sequence TTGAATAAACCAGCTGATCACTTGGTAGAATTGTATACATATGAAGAGGTTGTTGATGCCGAACAAACCTTACTGATGTTGTCTCCGGGTATTTTTCAGAAGGATGGAGGAATGTTCAGTTATGCCAAAGTGTGGATAAATGAGATTCGTAATTTTTCACAGAACTACACCTTTCTCTTTTCAAGGCGATATCAACAAGACCTTTCCGGAGATCATTTAATTTTTAGAACGATTAAGTCTGATAATAAGAAGTATGCAATGGTCATTTCTTTATTGTCTGTAATTCTGCCTTTTTCCCTGTTAAAATATTTTTTCAATGATTACAGGGAATTCGCTATAAACAACAATCAAATACATATACTCACAAGTTTCCTCCTCGCTTATCCTTTGATCAGGTGTCTTATGAAGTTCAAGAAGGAGCTTACTATAATTTACACCCTTCATGATCCTGTCCCGCATCAGGAGAAAAGAGGCCCAATTGGCAAAAAGCTGAAGTTTCATTACTTACATAAGATTTACGAATTATCGAGGGTCCACCCTAACTTCTATTTACATCTTCACAGTAAAAAATTACTGGAAGATTGCCAACACACAGCAGGCAAAGTCATAATAAAACCACACCCTCTGCCTGAGAAGCTTGTAGTACCAAAGAATTCTAATTTCGATGGTTTTGTTTTTGGTGTTCTGGGAAGGATGGAAGCCTATAAAGGATTGGACATATTGCTGGAGGCATTTCAAGTGCTATCCAAAGATGCAGATATTAACAACAAAATAAAATTGGCAATCGTGGGTAGCGGTGAGATCGATAAAGAATCATGGGAACAACTTCCAATCCTAACGGATATCCAAAACAGAAGGGTGGATGAGATCGAATTTCATGAATATATATCATCTCTGGATTGCCTGTTATTACCCTACAGAAAAGCAAGTCAGTCTGGGGTCGGATATCTGGCCCTTGCCTATGAAATTCCCATAATTGCGACAAATACCGGTGGGCTACCGGATATTATTAAACAAAGCAGCGACCCTAGAAGCAGGCTTATTTCTCCTAATAAAAGCGGGGAACTTGTGGATGCCATCTTGAGTTTTATGAAAATTGAACAGCATTCTTTATGA
- a CDS encoding O-antigen ligase family protein, with the protein MKSGIVGEKNPFRHINFYQIALFLFLFTLPLENRYSNIGLILLTAAWILQFERQTVLSSFKKFAYIFLILNLIWFLIGLIFSFQEFFWDYMEKVGKYFLLVLLPLLMIPAKNLNRRQLAFSFSGFVISMVLILLISYANAAGQYQAGIENPFNYSVFVSKGGDFHPAYISMFVVCAFFLCLEGLQIFKSLGARIVITAILILFFLSVFVIQARTAILAMAILIPIYALLAINKRRAFYARLVLVISVFVIGTILVFKVGNTPFLLMKERVVNGFTNSLSIRIETWKCALEVFTSNSWIIGVGSGNEHLALKECYYNNFLTRQYFDNYNTHNDFLHILLRNGIIGLLLWIGFLGTMLIRNYQVKNHIGIIFVLLFCISGLTENLLSRIWGILFIGTGIGFCLLSYFNDARFISGSKRITE; encoded by the coding sequence ATGAAATCAGGAATTGTGGGAGAAAAAAATCCCTTCAGACATATTAATTTCTACCAAATAGCCTTATTTCTATTTCTCTTCACGCTTCCATTAGAGAATAGATATAGCAATATTGGCCTGATTCTTCTAACTGCAGCCTGGATATTACAGTTTGAGAGACAAACAGTCTTGAGCTCTTTTAAAAAGTTCGCTTACATTTTTCTTATTCTCAATTTGATTTGGTTCCTCATAGGCTTGATTTTTTCTTTCCAGGAGTTTTTTTGGGACTATATGGAAAAAGTAGGGAAGTATTTTTTATTAGTTCTGCTGCCACTACTTATGATTCCTGCGAAAAATTTAAACAGAAGACAACTAGCTTTTTCATTCTCAGGATTCGTCATCTCCATGGTATTGATCCTCTTAATCAGCTATGCCAATGCTGCGGGACAGTATCAGGCAGGAATAGAAAATCCTTTTAATTACTCTGTTTTTGTTTCAAAAGGCGGCGATTTTCACCCGGCTTATATTTCAATGTTCGTCGTATGTGCTTTTTTTCTATGTCTGGAAGGATTACAGATATTTAAAAGCCTTGGAGCTCGTATTGTAATCACTGCTATTCTGATCTTGTTTTTTCTCTCAGTTTTTGTAATTCAAGCCCGAACGGCTATACTAGCTATGGCTATTCTAATCCCAATTTATGCTTTGCTGGCGATTAATAAAAGAAGAGCTTTCTATGCAAGGCTCGTACTTGTCATCTCTGTTTTTGTAATAGGGACCATCTTGGTTTTCAAGGTAGGCAATACACCCTTTTTACTAATGAAAGAAAGGGTTGTAAACGGCTTTACAAACAGCTTGTCCATCAGGATAGAAACCTGGAAGTGCGCCCTTGAGGTATTTACATCTAATTCGTGGATAATCGGCGTGGGCTCCGGAAATGAGCATCTCGCTTTAAAAGAGTGTTATTACAATAATTTCCTTACTCGTCAGTACTTTGACAATTACAATACTCATAACGATTTTTTACATATCCTTCTGCGAAATGGAATAATCGGGCTGCTTTTGTGGATTGGATTTCTCGGAACGATGTTGATCAGGAACTATCAGGTTAAAAATCATATCGGCATTATCTTCGTTTTGTTATTTTGTATAAGCGGTTTAACTGAAAACTTACTTAGCAGAATTTGGGGAATTTTATTTATTGGTACCGGGATTGGTTTTTGTCTCCTGTCGTATTTCAATGATGCCCGATTTATTAGTGGATCTAAAAGAATTACTGAATGA
- a CDS encoding glycosyltransferase family 4 protein: MSNRKDILVFAKRYNVKNPEQIGGAIRLSEELIDDLQTLKESFTVIDINPANGGGFFLTYIKVIWKTIIQTKKHNSVLFIGSDRVVVHLAPVVLLIGKLCNRKVTLKKVGGGFDRFYNESGYLVKLRIRWLMKNVVATLFETKQLVNYFKSFGRTVWFPNVRNFPERKIIPGAYQKRFAFISQVKNTKGVIEILEACQILGSDYRIHIYGPIVDLVIPDHLKSIFDEIYKGALKPDEVLKTIENYDVIMLPTYYPGEGYPGILIESYSMGKPVISTIWNSIPEIIDHEKTGLLIAPKDKTALVEAIEWYNVKNYPILSENALNYSKQFNSLYQTSDKLNLIKGNA, translated from the coding sequence ATGAGCAATAGAAAAGACATCTTGGTATTTGCCAAGAGGTATAATGTTAAAAATCCGGAACAAATTGGGGGAGCGATTAGGTTGTCCGAGGAACTAATTGACGATTTGCAAACCCTGAAAGAATCATTTACTGTTATAGATATTAACCCTGCCAATGGCGGTGGATTCTTTTTGACGTATATCAAGGTAATTTGGAAAACCATAATCCAAACAAAAAAACACAATAGTGTACTATTTATTGGGAGTGACAGGGTTGTGGTTCATTTGGCCCCGGTGGTATTGTTGATCGGGAAGTTGTGTAATAGAAAAGTCACCTTGAAAAAGGTAGGAGGAGGTTTTGACCGATTTTACAATGAAAGTGGTTACCTGGTTAAATTAAGAATCAGATGGTTGATGAAAAATGTAGTGGCCACCCTATTTGAAACCAAACAATTGGTTAATTACTTTAAGTCTTTTGGCAGGACCGTTTGGTTCCCTAATGTCAGAAATTTCCCGGAGAGAAAAATTATTCCCGGAGCTTACCAGAAACGGTTTGCTTTTATTAGTCAGGTAAAGAACACAAAAGGAGTAATTGAAATTCTGGAGGCATGCCAAATTTTGGGGAGTGATTATCGGATTCATATCTACGGGCCTATCGTGGACCTAGTTATCCCCGATCATTTAAAATCAATTTTTGATGAGATATACAAGGGTGCTCTGAAACCTGATGAGGTACTCAAAACCATCGAAAATTACGATGTCATCATGCTTCCCACTTACTATCCCGGTGAGGGATATCCTGGAATACTAATCGAATCCTACTCCATGGGTAAGCCTGTAATTAGCACCATCTGGAATTCGATCCCGGAGATTATTGATCATGAAAAAACGGGCTTGCTAATTGCTCCAAAAGATAAAACAGCCCTTGTTGAAGCTATTGAATGGTACAATGTCAAAAATTATCCAATACTGAGTGAGAACGCTTTGAACTATTCCAAACAATTCAACAGTCTTTATCAAACCAGTGACAAATTAAATCTGATTAAAGGTAATGCGTGA
- a CDS encoding sulfotransferase family protein, with protein sequence MRDIYIVGVGRSGTSLLQSMLHAHSELTSSPESHFFRSYIASEKRQKKMELRGPENFKEVLRKDRFFNRLEVDPDQLKTLSGSSFTILDVNKEITDLLKEKYGKEVLVDKDPRNLENISKIHNYFQDARIVHIIRDPRDVVYSKTKANWSSRRPYWLHAMIGEAQMKKGLASASKLDSTTYHQLKYEDLLEFPEEVLQKLCLFLDLTYEQGMLNFNEKAKELVTKDEMQWKKETLQPLKKGNRFKWKEFYSPFQLAVIEKISQDSMTAFGYKNLADRSKLNIWLRMNISLANYASILFSPAYLVLKKWI encoded by the coding sequence ATGCGTGATATCTATATCGTAGGGGTAGGGCGATCAGGAACAAGTTTACTGCAATCTATGTTGCATGCGCATTCTGAATTAACCTCCTCCCCTGAATCGCATTTTTTTAGAAGTTATATTGCCTCTGAAAAGCGCCAGAAAAAGATGGAACTGAGAGGACCTGAAAATTTCAAAGAGGTGCTCAGAAAAGATCGATTTTTTAACCGTTTAGAGGTTGACCCTGACCAACTAAAAACATTATCCGGTTCCTCCTTCACCATACTTGATGTGAATAAGGAAATAACAGATTTGTTGAAAGAGAAATACGGGAAAGAGGTATTGGTAGACAAAGACCCAAGGAACCTCGAAAACATTTCGAAGATTCACAATTATTTTCAGGATGCGAGAATCGTCCATATTATTCGAGACCCCAGAGATGTTGTTTACTCAAAAACAAAGGCAAATTGGTCGTCTAGAAGGCCTTATTGGTTGCATGCAATGATTGGGGAGGCACAGATGAAAAAAGGATTAGCTTCAGCAAGTAAGTTGGACTCAACGACCTATCATCAACTTAAATATGAGGACTTGCTTGAATTTCCTGAAGAAGTTCTACAAAAACTGTGTTTATTTTTAGACCTGACGTACGAGCAAGGTATGCTGAACTTCAATGAAAAGGCAAAAGAACTCGTCACCAAAGATGAAATGCAATGGAAAAAGGAAACGCTGCAACCTTTAAAAAAAGGGAACAGGTTTAAGTGGAAAGAATTTTACAGCCCCTTCCAATTGGCAGTTATTGAGAAGATATCTCAAGACAGTATGACAGCGTTTGGATATAAGAATTTAGCAGACAGGAGCAAGCTCAATATTTGGCTTAGGATGAATATTTCTCTGGCCAACTATGCCTCAATATTATTCTCTCCAGCGTACTTAGTTTTAAAAAAATGGATTTAA
- a CDS encoding phage head spike fiber domain-containing protein, whose product MLNYTEDFQDETWFRDEAQVVNNITEDPFDKPTADLLDISDNPKESRIYQFLDSIPEGEYIFSLFLKAPPGTEGKYAIGMEFNGDKRLWNKSIVSLNDSSWTRASVRLKTEGTGRLTVFPAYALIKGSTMDKVYAWGAQLEQVNSDKSADLYCGRNTFKGGSSNAYFFIQE is encoded by the coding sequence ATGTTGAACTATACGGAAGATTTTCAGGATGAAACCTGGTTTAGAGATGAAGCACAGGTTGTAAACAACATAACTGAGGATCCTTTTGATAAGCCTACAGCAGATCTGTTAGACATTTCAGATAATCCAAAAGAATCGAGAATCTATCAATTTTTAGATTCGATCCCTGAAGGAGAATATATATTTTCTCTCTTTTTAAAAGCCCCTCCCGGAACTGAAGGAAAATATGCAATAGGGATGGAGTTTAATGGAGATAAACGACTTTGGAACAAATCAATTGTAAGCCTTAATGACTCAAGTTGGACAAGAGCTTCCGTAAGACTTAAAACCGAAGGAACGGGTAGATTAACGGTTTTTCCTGCATATGCTTTAATTAAGGGGTCAACGATGGATAAAGTATACGCCTGGGGTGCACAACTCGAGCAAGTAAATAGTGATAAAAGTGCTGATTTATATTGCGGAAGAAATACCTTCAAAGGCGGATCATCAAACGCCTATTTTTTTATTCAGGAATAA
- a CDS encoding alginate lyase family protein has protein sequence MKRLLITVRYLKPIQIRYQFYYRFLYPIFSYLRADPEYSKAASASLTWEGGLTNPKTLIGDREFEFLNQPYSFENDIDWEISEFGKLWTYNLNYFDFLHQESLDRAVGLDLIENYMSWDKHNTGNEPYPTSLRGMNWIKFLTRHRISNLEIDSFLFKDYIRLSSRLEYHIMGNHLLENGFSLLFAGLYFKDQRFLKLANQILQDQLQEQFLGDGAHFERSPMYHSILLHRILDCINFLKLNNITEGIYRRLCNTATKMISWLEAMCYTDGSLPMVNDSIHNLSFKPQELLSFARSLNIKWDAVNLNESGYRKMINPPFELFADFGNIGPDYIPGHAHSDTFNFEIYFEGKPLIVDTGTSTYELGERRLTERSTISHNTVLVDEKEQSDMWDNFRVGRRAKIIHLDESTKRVKGVHNGYSFLNILHSRQIQQISDGFVIEDQIDGRKNDNIKAEAFIHFHPSVQSIQIVENYIRLDEKGLQISFLGNISKLSVEPYSYAMGYNKRSEAKLIRIEFKKHLVTNITKI, from the coding sequence TTGAAAAGACTACTGATAACTGTTAGGTATCTGAAGCCTATTCAAATACGTTATCAATTCTATTACAGATTTCTCTATCCCATATTTTCTTATCTAAGAGCCGATCCTGAATATTCTAAAGCAGCCTCCGCTTCATTGACATGGGAAGGAGGGTTGACTAATCCCAAGACTTTGATCGGAGATAGAGAATTTGAATTTCTAAATCAACCCTACAGCTTTGAGAACGATATAGACTGGGAGATATCAGAATTTGGCAAACTGTGGACATATAATTTGAACTACTTTGATTTTCTCCATCAGGAAAGCCTCGATCGGGCTGTTGGCCTAGATCTGATAGAGAACTACATGTCCTGGGATAAGCACAATACAGGGAACGAACCTTATCCTACTTCACTTAGAGGCATGAATTGGATAAAATTTCTCACCAGGCATAGAATTTCTAACCTAGAAATAGATTCCTTTTTATTCAAGGATTATATAAGATTAAGCAGTAGGCTTGAGTACCATATTATGGGCAATCACCTCCTCGAAAATGGGTTTTCCCTCTTATTTGCTGGACTTTACTTCAAGGATCAAAGGTTTTTAAAACTCGCCAATCAAATTCTGCAGGATCAACTTCAGGAACAATTTCTCGGTGATGGCGCTCATTTTGAACGCTCACCGATGTACCACAGTATTTTACTACACCGAATATTGGATTGCATCAATTTCTTAAAACTCAACAATATCACTGAAGGGATTTATAGAAGATTATGCAATACGGCAACTAAGATGATTTCCTGGCTAGAGGCAATGTGTTATACTGATGGATCTTTGCCAATGGTTAATGATTCTATTCATAATCTCTCTTTTAAACCTCAGGAACTGTTGTCATTTGCTCGGAGTCTGAATATAAAGTGGGATGCTGTGAATCTCAATGAATCGGGATATCGAAAAATGATAAATCCTCCTTTTGAACTCTTTGCTGATTTTGGCAACATAGGTCCCGACTACATTCCCGGACATGCTCATTCTGACACCTTCAACTTTGAAATCTATTTTGAAGGGAAACCGCTCATTGTCGATACAGGGACTTCCACCTACGAGCTTGGGGAAAGACGACTAACTGAACGCAGTACGATCTCACATAATACGGTATTGGTTGATGAAAAGGAACAATCAGACATGTGGGACAACTTCAGAGTGGGTCGCAGAGCAAAGATCATTCATTTAGACGAGAGCACTAAGAGAGTCAAAGGAGTACACAATGGGTATAGCTTTCTGAATATTTTACACTCACGACAAATACAACAGATATCTGATGGATTTGTAATTGAAGATCAAATTGATGGAAGGAAAAATGATAATATTAAAGCAGAAGCATTTATTCATTTTCACCCTAGCGTCCAATCTATTCAGATTGTGGAAAATTATATCAGATTAGACGAAAAGGGATTACAGATTTCATTTCTCGGTAATATTTCTAAACTTAGCGTAGAACCGTATAGTTATGCAATGGGGTACAATAAGAGGTCAGAGGCAAAATTGATTAGAATCGAATTTAAAAAACATTTAGTAACAAACATCACCAAAATTTGA
- a CDS encoding glycosyltransferase, with protein MKVLFLSYYYKPDITAAAFRSSDFVNYLSKAGTDIRVITTYPHKSENVQLEEVKDNITLERIALRPVKGRGFKNFLIHYLSFIPKSISQSIKWSSKGWKPDIIYISSPPIFIGITGIILKYYLRRHLVLEVRDIWPDSAVAAGQLKKGGLAYKLASLFERFLYRRSNGMVCVSSPMRDYIKQYYNKSICVAYNGPKKKQLQEQKQSQPPGIAER; from the coding sequence ATGAAAGTATTATTTCTGAGCTATTACTATAAACCAGATATCACAGCCGCAGCATTTAGGAGTAGTGACTTTGTCAATTATTTGAGTAAGGCAGGTACAGATATCAGAGTGATTACAACCTACCCTCACAAATCAGAGAACGTTCAGTTAGAGGAAGTAAAAGACAATATTACTTTAGAAAGAATCGCGCTAAGACCTGTTAAGGGAAGAGGGTTTAAAAATTTTTTAATTCACTATTTATCTTTTATACCGAAGAGCATTTCACAGAGTATAAAGTGGTCTTCAAAGGGATGGAAACCAGACATTATTTATATTTCTTCACCGCCCATCTTTATTGGTATTACCGGAATTATTCTGAAATATTATTTAAGACGCCATTTGGTCTTGGAAGTCCGTGACATTTGGCCAGATAGCGCTGTAGCTGCAGGACAGCTTAAAAAAGGCGGATTGGCTTATAAACTTGCGTCTTTATTTGAAAGATTCTTGTATCGTCGTAGTAATGGAATGGTCTGTGTGAGTTCACCAATGAGGGATTACATCAAACAGTACTATAACAAATCAATTTGCGTAGCTTATAATGGCCCCAAAAAGAAACAATTACAGGAACAAAAGCAATCCCAACCCCCGGGGATAGCAGAGAGATAA
- a CDS encoding glycosyltransferase yields the protein MAYAGNLGLVQGMEVLIEAFSKVKKSNLSHQWHLDIYGTGALEVELKSQAEKLGLEEWVHFHGALPKEVLSIHLSKVDVLYLGLISSEALDKTIPSKLFDYLIFGKPILAAITGEGKDILEKNKANLVLSSCDSEVISFGIRELDKSLKQRSLLASDNIDLLRGNYTREVNCQKILLYLQEVIKKK from the coding sequence ATGGCGTATGCCGGCAATTTAGGCCTGGTACAGGGAATGGAAGTACTAATTGAGGCCTTTAGCAAAGTGAAGAAATCAAATCTTTCACATCAATGGCATCTGGATATTTATGGAACCGGTGCCTTGGAAGTTGAGCTAAAAAGTCAGGCAGAGAAGCTTGGTTTAGAGGAATGGGTCCATTTTCACGGAGCGCTGCCTAAAGAAGTTCTTTCTATTCACCTGAGTAAGGTAGATGTATTATATTTAGGGCTAATTAGCTCCGAAGCTTTAGATAAGACTATACCTTCAAAGCTTTTTGACTATTTGATTTTTGGGAAACCAATCCTTGCGGCCATAACAGGAGAGGGGAAAGATATATTAGAAAAGAATAAGGCTAACCTGGTTTTGAGTTCCTGTGATTCGGAAGTAATTTCGTTCGGGATAAGAGAATTAGATAAAAGTCTAAAACAGAGATCTTTATTGGCTTCTGATAATATTGACCTACTGCGTGGAAACTACACTAGGGAAGTTAATTGTCAAAAGATACTCCTGTATTTACAAGAGGTAATAAAGAAAAAGTGA
- a CDS encoding sugar transferase produces the protein MSKPSVLNSIERKFILLIGDLIMIIASLNLLVNHAIDEKYSFVWVKIQISVIGLLLFLFLAYILDFYNLEKLVRRRAAISQGIYISLIFIFILLLICIILYDISFWRIPLLSFLLLTPIQVALWRLLYSNLFKIIPFTKNVLLLYDSYDLNLKEIIEKINGYETNTFYKVKLTYHIDQTALSDRKSFAAAMQKVDTWIINTQSYDNIPSYLQKVVLKSIMEGKEVISYTSFYENTYEALPINSHNDSFYEILQLRNKKIRYLQSLFSFTINFGLSLFVGIIFVLCIPFVFVFNFFFNRGPLFYTQKRVGQHGKEFKIYKFRSMVVDAEKLGAKMATKNDSRITPFGKILRLFRIDELPQIISVIKGDMRFIGPRPERKVFVRELVRMIPYYNIRHLIKPGITGWAQVKYKYGENLEDSTRKLEYDLYYIKNRSIMLDLRIIFKTFTTVIFSRGV, from the coding sequence ATGTCCAAACCCTCGGTACTAAATTCTATTGAGCGGAAATTTATTCTGCTCATCGGGGATTTAATAATGATCATCGCATCTTTAAATCTTTTGGTGAATCATGCGATTGACGAAAAATACTCTTTTGTTTGGGTAAAGATTCAAATCAGCGTAATAGGATTACTTCTGTTTCTATTCCTTGCTTATATACTGGATTTCTACAATCTGGAGAAATTGGTTCGAAGAAGGGCAGCGATCTCACAGGGAATTTATATTTCTTTGATTTTCATTTTTATTCTATTGCTGATTTGTATCATTTTGTACGATATTAGCTTCTGGAGAATCCCTCTTCTTTCCTTTCTATTACTTACACCCATTCAAGTAGCACTCTGGAGGTTGCTCTACAGTAACCTTTTCAAAATTATTCCTTTTACAAAAAATGTATTACTGCTCTATGATTCCTATGATCTAAACTTAAAAGAGATCATTGAAAAAATAAATGGTTACGAGACCAATACTTTTTATAAAGTTAAACTCACCTACCATATTGATCAAACTGCCCTTTCGGATCGAAAAAGCTTTGCAGCAGCCATGCAGAAAGTAGATACCTGGATTATCAACACACAGAGTTATGACAATATTCCGTCCTATTTGCAAAAGGTTGTACTGAAGTCAATTATGGAAGGTAAGGAAGTAATTTCATATACTTCATTTTACGAGAATACGTATGAAGCATTGCCTATTAATTCGCATAATGACAGCTTTTACGAAATACTGCAACTTCGGAATAAGAAAATCCGATATCTCCAGTCACTATTTAGTTTTACCATCAATTTTGGCCTGTCTCTTTTTGTTGGGATCATTTTTGTTCTATGCATTCCATTTGTATTTGTGTTCAATTTCTTTTTTAACAGAGGGCCTTTATTCTATACACAAAAACGCGTAGGACAACACGGTAAGGAATTTAAGATCTATAAATTCAGATCCATGGTAGTTGATGCAGAGAAACTCGGAGCTAAGATGGCGACAAAGAATGACAGCAGAATCACACCTTTTGGTAAAATTTTACGCCTATTTAGAATTGATGAACTTCCACAGATCATTTCTGTGATAAAGGGAGATATGAGGTTCATAGGACCTAGACCGGAAAGGAAGGTCTTTGTCAGGGAACTGGTAAGAATGATCCCCTATTATAACATAAGGCATCTGATCAAACCCGGAATTACCGGATGGGCCCAAGTGAAATATAAATATGGTGAAAATCTCGAGGACTCCACCAGAAAATTGGAATACGATCTGTATTATATAAAGAACAGATCAATAATGTTGGATTTGCGAATCATTTTCAAAACCTTTACCACGGTCATTTTTTCTCGAGGGGTATAA
- a CDS encoding UDP-glucose dehydrogenase family protein, with product MKIAVIGTGYVGLVTGTCLAETGNEVVCVDIDESKVKRMQGGEVPIYEPHLDVIFERNINAGRLSFTTSLKEGLNHGDIIFLALPTPEDEDGSADLKYVLGVAEDIGKLISEYKVIVDKSTVPVGTSDKVRESIAKNAKCEFDVVSNPEFLREGFAVDDFLKPERIVVGASSERAINLMQKLYKPFVRSGNPVIIMDERSAELTKYAANSFLATKITFMNEIANFCEKVGADVDKVRIGMGTDSRIGKRFLFPGIGYGGSCFPKDVKALHKSGKDAQYDFKILESVIQVNHSQKTILVPKIFSHLGKDLRNKKVAIWGLAFKPETDDIREAPSLYIIEELLKAGASVAAFDPEAMDNVKSRLGDSISFAKSMYEALEGANALVICTEWGVFRNPNFNKVKEHMDQKVIFDGRNLYDITEMRSEGFSYYSIGREDVIM from the coding sequence ATGAAAATAGCTGTTATAGGAACTGGCTACGTAGGTTTGGTTACCGGAACCTGTCTGGCAGAAACCGGCAATGAAGTTGTCTGTGTTGATATTGATGAAAGTAAAGTTAAAAGAATGCAGGGGGGTGAGGTGCCTATTTACGAACCCCACTTAGATGTTATTTTTGAACGTAACATAAATGCAGGAAGGCTCTCTTTCACCACTTCCTTAAAAGAAGGACTCAATCATGGAGACATAATATTTCTTGCCTTACCCACCCCTGAAGATGAAGATGGCTCGGCTGATCTGAAATACGTTTTGGGAGTTGCTGAAGATATTGGAAAATTAATTTCTGAGTATAAAGTTATCGTAGATAAAAGTACGGTTCCGGTTGGGACCTCAGACAAGGTACGGGAATCTATAGCTAAAAATGCTAAATGTGAGTTTGATGTAGTTTCTAATCCTGAATTCCTCAGGGAAGGATTTGCCGTCGATGATTTTTTAAAGCCGGAACGAATTGTAGTAGGCGCTAGTTCTGAAAGGGCGATAAACCTGATGCAAAAACTCTACAAGCCCTTTGTCAGGTCTGGAAACCCGGTTATTATCATGGATGAAAGATCGGCAGAACTCACGAAATACGCAGCTAATTCCTTTCTGGCAACTAAAATTACTTTTATGAACGAAATTGCCAACTTCTGTGAAAAAGTAGGTGCTGATGTTGATAAGGTGAGAATAGGCATGGGAACAGATTCCAGAATTGGTAAGCGATTTCTTTTCCCGGGGATTGGATATGGGGGATCTTGTTTTCCTAAAGACGTAAAGGCGCTCCACAAATCAGGAAAAGATGCCCAATATGATTTTAAAATATTAGAGTCGGTCATTCAGGTAAATCACAGTCAAAAAACAATTTTAGTCCCAAAAATCTTCAGTCATCTTGGAAAGGACTTAAGAAATAAGAAAGTAGCGATCTGGGGCCTTGCGTTTAAACCGGAAACTGACGATATCAGAGAAGCCCCCTCTCTCTATATCATCGAGGAATTACTAAAAGCGGGGGCAAGTGTTGCGGCTTTTGATCCGGAAGCTATGGACAATGTCAAATCTAGACTGGGCGATTCAATTTCATTTGCCAAAAGCATGTACGAAGCTTTGGAAGGGGCAAATGCGCTGGTCATTTGTACAGAATGGGGAGTATTCCGAAATCCAAACTTTAACAAGGTTAAAGAGCACATGGATCAAAAGGTGATATTCGATGGCAGAAATTTATACGATATAACTGAAATGAGATCTGAAGGATTTTCCTATTATTCAATTGGACGGGAAGATGTAATAATGTAA